Within the Clostridia bacterium genome, the region ACAGTAATGAGAAGGGGCCTGAAAAAGAAGTGCAACAAGCTCAGCAGCCCAAGCTGACAACAGTAGTTAAAAATCAAGCTAGCTACTCAGTAAATACTGAAAAGGCAGCAGCTCCAGCTGCAGCTATTAACAGCAGGCCTGTGTCTAAGCAAGCTCCTATTGCCCCTCAAACTCCTAAGGCTAAAGCAGTGCCTACTAAACCTGTGTCAAAAGCAACTGCCCAGGGGGAAAAACAGATGACCTGGCTAAAGCTGATGATGAATTATAGCAAGGAAAATGCTGCATTGTATAAGGAACAGAAGGCAGCAAGAAAAGCAAATAAGGGGCAAGCTGCAAAGATGCAACCTGTAAATAATAGCTCCTTTAATGTACCAGGTACAGCTGCTGCTAATGTAGAGCCTGCACAAGCTAAAGTCAAACCGCAAGCGACCACACAAGTAAAGATGCCAAGTGCAGTCCCAACACAAAAAAACCCTACTCCTAAAAAACCAGAACATGTTGTAGCTCAACAAGCCAGTCCGCCTATAAGGCAGGGGGTGTCTACTTCTCAGCCAGGGCCCCAGAACAGGCCTATGAGCTTTGGAGAAACAACTGTTCTAGGAGGAGTAATTGGAGAAACTACTGTGCTAAATGCAGGGCAGCAAACGCAGCCTGTAGCTCCTTTCCTGTTCCGTGTGAAGAACAACGAAAAGATTATGATAGACAAGCCTGTATTTAGAATTGGTAAGGAACGCAGCTATGTTGATTATTTTATTAGTGACAATACTGCAGTTAGCCGCAGTCACGCCAACCTTATAACTAGGGATAACTCCTACTATATAATGGATACCAATTCAACAAACCATACATTCATAAATGATGTAATGATTCAAAGTAA harbors:
- a CDS encoding DUF6382 domain-containing protein is translated as MSFTFENQGTNTYLVYKIRDNDSLDTTGLGMLTNNKISGLVPAFFTQMDNSKYIRYNVTSKVSVKHFFDGYVNKKRLTGVFNSIVVGMLSAEDYMLDINSILLDLDYIFVDVSTCEASLICLPIIKNEEKHSEIGQFFKNIMFSTQFDQSENCDYVAKIINFLNSSPVFSLVEFKAILDEIINSNEKGPEKEVQQAQQPKLTTVVKNQASYSVNTEKAAAPAAAINSRPVSKQAPIAPQTPKAKAVPTKPVSKATAQGEKQMTWLKLMMNYSKENAALYKEQKAARKANKGQAAKMQPVNNSSFNVPGTAAANVEPAQAKVKPQATTQVKMPSAVPTQKNPTPKKPEHVVAQQASPPIRQGVSTSQPGPQNRPMSFGETTVLGGVIGETTVLNAGQQTQPVAPFLFRVKNNEKIMIDKPVFRIGKERSYVDYFISDNTAVSRSHANLITRDNSYYIMDTNSTNHTFINDVMIQSNVETELKHGDKIRLANEVFVFNLY